A single window of Pseudarthrobacter defluvii DNA harbors:
- a CDS encoding transglycosylase domain-containing protein: protein MLIKDILLRKAGAFIAAGVIGGFLVAGLLAPAAALGSTAAGASIRFLDQLPSNLNLEPPARKSRVLAKDESVIATFYAQNRVPVDLEQMSPFIRDGIVAIEDARFYDHGGIDPTGILRALYVNAQGGRQGASTITQQYIKNVLILSAENGGSSAEEAMTTAARSIGDKLREMKLAVGLEEKYSKDQILQGYLNLVYFGNGAYGIQAAAKTYFGVAASALSLPQAAALAGVVNRPAYYDPLTQPDHVVARRNEVLDKMLQQGYISPMLHDKAAESPLALDVQHSPQGCAAATAPYFCDYIQRLILNDPAFGADEAARHKLLYQGGLTIRTTLDPGLQKTAQEQVNASLPATDPLQRGAALVSVEPGTGKILTMAQNTIYDPTTGPGHYTGNLTLPEKDSNGNPLHGAGGFQIGSTMKPFVFAEWLNSGRSMATELDGSIRTYKADYPWKNSCGTTTGSYDPALGQTPLPNDDPYHYYRMSVLKGLYHSINTITFQSATQLDFCKIQKMATAAGVKNGHTNKPYDLSSIASLIGTQDIAPLDMATAYATFAAGGIHCNPIAVESVTGPNDHNYPVTSAGCEQTIAPDVAAGVTYALKPVLTKGSGYNIPVNKEQDIFAKTGTTDGHTQTWTVGATTGIATASWFGSYKGFGPQWANEHITINGTYYAGLDGANIAGTQWAHLMNAAEPKYPGVHFPAPPPSMLR, encoded by the coding sequence ATGCTGATCAAAGACATCCTGTTGAGGAAAGCGGGGGCCTTCATCGCAGCCGGCGTTATCGGCGGCTTCCTGGTCGCCGGACTTCTGGCCCCGGCCGCGGCGTTGGGATCGACGGCAGCCGGGGCATCCATCAGGTTCTTGGATCAACTCCCCTCTAACCTGAACCTGGAGCCACCGGCCAGGAAATCGCGGGTCCTGGCGAAAGACGAGTCGGTCATCGCCACTTTCTACGCCCAGAACCGGGTCCCGGTGGACCTGGAACAGATGTCGCCCTTCATCCGCGACGGGATCGTGGCGATCGAGGACGCACGCTTCTACGACCACGGCGGGATCGATCCCACCGGTATCCTCCGCGCGCTCTACGTGAACGCCCAGGGCGGCCGGCAGGGCGCATCGACGATCACCCAGCAGTACATCAAGAACGTCCTCATCCTGTCAGCGGAAAACGGCGGCAGCAGCGCAGAGGAGGCCATGACCACCGCCGCCCGAAGCATCGGCGACAAGCTGCGGGAAATGAAGCTTGCCGTTGGGTTGGAGGAAAAATACTCCAAAGACCAGATCCTGCAGGGTTACCTGAACCTCGTCTATTTCGGCAACGGGGCCTACGGCATCCAGGCGGCAGCGAAAACATACTTCGGTGTGGCCGCTAGCGCCCTGAGCCTTCCCCAGGCCGCAGCACTGGCAGGAGTAGTGAACAGGCCGGCCTACTACGATCCCCTCACCCAGCCAGACCATGTGGTGGCCCGCCGGAATGAAGTCCTGGACAAAATGCTCCAGCAGGGATACATCTCCCCCATGCTGCACGACAAAGCCGCCGAATCCCCCTTGGCCCTGGATGTCCAACACAGCCCGCAGGGCTGCGCCGCTGCCACCGCACCATATTTCTGCGACTACATCCAGCGGCTGATCCTCAACGATCCCGCCTTTGGAGCGGACGAGGCCGCCCGGCACAAGCTCCTCTACCAAGGCGGGCTGACCATCCGCACGACCTTGGACCCGGGCCTGCAAAAGACCGCCCAGGAGCAGGTGAATGCCTCACTGCCTGCAACAGACCCCCTGCAACGCGGTGCCGCCCTTGTCAGCGTTGAGCCCGGCACCGGCAAAATCCTGACCATGGCCCAAAACACCATCTACGACCCGACCACAGGACCCGGACACTACACAGGCAATCTCACCCTTCCCGAGAAGGACAGCAACGGCAATCCCCTTCACGGAGCAGGCGGCTTCCAGATCGGCTCCACCATGAAACCGTTCGTTTTCGCCGAGTGGCTTAACTCCGGCCGGTCAATGGCCACTGAACTGGACGGCTCTATCCGCACCTACAAAGCCGACTACCCCTGGAAAAACTCCTGCGGCACGACTACCGGCTCCTACGACCCCGCGCTGGGTCAAACCCCATTGCCAAACGATGATCCCTACCACTACTACCGGATGAGCGTCCTGAAGGGCCTCTACCACTCCATCAACACCATCACTTTCCAGTCAGCGACGCAGCTGGACTTCTGCAAAATCCAAAAAATGGCCACGGCCGCCGGAGTCAAGAACGGCCATACCAACAAGCCCTACGACCTCTCCAGCATCGCAAGCCTGATCGGCACGCAGGACATTGCCCCACTGGACATGGCTACCGCATACGCGACCTTCGCAGCAGGCGGTATCCACTGCAACCCGATCGCCGTTGAATCCGTCACGGGCCCCAATGATCACAACTATCCGGTGACTTCGGCCGGTTGCGAGCAAACCATCGCCCCGGACGTGGCTGCCGGCGTCACTTACGCCCTCAAGCCCGTGCTGACCAAGGGCTCGGGCTACAACATCCCAGTGAACAAGGAGCAGGATATTTTCGCTAAAACCGGCACCACCGACGGACACACCCAGACGTGGACGGTAGGAGCCACAACGGGCATCGCCACCGCTTCATGGTTCGGAAGCTATAAAGGATTTGGTCCCCAATGGGCGAATGAGCACATTACCATCAACGGTACGTACTACGCGGGACTGGATGGAGCCAACATCGCCGGCACCCAGTGGGCCCACCTCATGAACGCCGCAGAACCGAAATATCCAGGAGTGCACTTTCCTGCCCCACCGCCCTCGATGCTCCGGTAG
- a CDS encoding gluconate 2-dehydrogenase subunit 3 family protein codes for MTGLPLEVSDGGGRYPGFSTLAQAGHWDQATAAVVESRLGMPPDIRFFTPVEEAAARALFELLLDQHGEPRVPVVNMVGARLAEEQTDGWHYDNMPRDGEAWRVTLAALDSEAGTRGSCTFALLDPDQQAELLQDICDLDRELWHGLPADRVWSLWTRYACTAFYSHPLAWDEIGFAGPAYPRGYKNLGVDRLEPFEVRDVRPDADPTHGADR; via the coding sequence ATGACCGGGCTGCCCTTGGAAGTGTCTGACGGCGGCGGACGCTACCCGGGCTTCAGCACCCTTGCCCAGGCGGGGCATTGGGACCAGGCCACTGCCGCCGTCGTCGAATCACGCCTGGGCATGCCACCGGACATCCGTTTCTTCACGCCAGTGGAAGAGGCCGCCGCCCGCGCCCTGTTCGAGCTGTTGCTGGACCAGCACGGCGAACCGCGCGTGCCGGTGGTGAACATGGTGGGCGCCCGGCTGGCGGAGGAGCAAACCGATGGCTGGCACTATGACAACATGCCGCGCGACGGCGAGGCGTGGCGGGTTACGCTCGCGGCGCTGGACAGCGAAGCCGGCACCCGGGGCAGCTGTACCTTCGCGCTGCTGGATCCGGATCAGCAGGCCGAACTGCTCCAGGACATCTGCGACCTGGACCGGGAGCTCTGGCACGGCTTGCCGGCGGACCGGGTGTGGAGCCTGTGGACGCGGTACGCCTGCACCGCGTTTTACTCCCATCCGCTGGCGTGGGACGAGATCGGCTTTGCCGGCCCGGCGTACCCGCGGGGCTATAAGAACCTGGGCGTGGACCGGCTGGAACCGTTCGAGGTGCGCGACGTCCGCCCTGACGCGGACCCAACCCACGGGGCAGACCGGTGA
- a CDS encoding aldose 1-epimerase family protein, which translates to MSSGQEPPLEANNGYGVPSGCQYGIRHGRQSVHLTEVGGALRDYLLDGRPLLDGYGPEEMCTGARGHSLIPWPNRVKGGRYEWGGQQLQLDLSEPDKGAAIHGLTRWRNWNVPVVEHENNKISFTYTLHACQGWPWVLDCRLDYTLDDGGLSVRTTVTNRSPEPCPFGTGAHPYLSLGLRGQVIDPGLVQVPGRTFLPVDDRGIPTGHEPVDGTEYDLRELRQLGSRRIDVAYTDLIRDADGRARVKLVRANGSAGVELWVDETYPYLEIFTGDTLPQPDRRRTGLGVEPMTCAPDAFNSGDGLITLEPGQSHSGQWGITPL; encoded by the coding sequence ATGAGTTCGGGGCAGGAACCGCCACTGGAGGCCAACAACGGTTACGGAGTCCCGTCAGGCTGCCAATACGGGATCCGGCATGGCCGGCAGTCTGTACACCTGACAGAAGTTGGCGGGGCGTTACGGGACTACCTGCTGGACGGCCGCCCCCTGCTGGACGGCTACGGGCCTGAGGAAATGTGCACCGGCGCGCGGGGACATTCGCTGATCCCGTGGCCGAACCGGGTCAAAGGCGGACGCTACGAGTGGGGTGGCCAGCAGTTGCAGCTCGACCTAAGTGAGCCGGACAAGGGCGCGGCAATCCATGGTCTGACCCGGTGGCGGAACTGGAACGTCCCTGTGGTGGAGCATGAGAACAACAAAATCTCCTTCACTTACACCCTGCATGCCTGCCAGGGCTGGCCATGGGTACTTGACTGCCGCCTGGACTACACGCTCGACGACGGCGGCCTGAGCGTGCGGACCACGGTCACCAACCGCAGCCCGGAGCCGTGCCCCTTCGGGACAGGTGCGCACCCCTACCTCAGCCTGGGGCTGCGGGGCCAGGTCATCGACCCGGGTTTGGTCCAGGTGCCCGGACGCACCTTCCTGCCCGTGGATGACCGTGGCATCCCCACCGGCCACGAACCGGTGGACGGCACAGAGTACGACCTGCGGGAACTTCGACAGCTTGGCAGCCGGCGCATCGATGTGGCCTACACGGACCTCATTCGTGACGCGGACGGGCGGGCGCGGGTGAAACTGGTCCGGGCCAACGGCTCGGCAGGAGTGGAGTTGTGGGTGGACGAGACATACCCCTACCTGGAGATCTTCACCGGCGATACGCTCCCCCAGCCGGACCGCCGTCGGACCGGACTGGGCGTGGAGCCCATGACCTGCGCCCCTGACGCCTTCAATTCGGGCGACGGCCTAATCACCCTCGAGCCTGGGCAATCCCACTCCGGACAATGGGGCATCACGCCGCTCTGA
- a CDS encoding MarR family winged helix-turn-helix transcriptional regulator — MDASAGSVPVPEPLSREVEAVMGAADTLMRVVARSVAEVEDIVNTPQLRVLVLIHTHGPQNLGGVAAELGVHASNATRICDRLVAAGLVQRREDPADRRYIRLELTKEGKELVDTVLGHRRQAIAEVISRMPAGRRPALAAALEAFAAAAGGQGTSDGRFTLGTGT; from the coding sequence ATGGATGCATCTGCCGGATCTGTGCCGGTCCCTGAGCCCCTAAGCCGTGAAGTCGAAGCCGTGATGGGCGCCGCCGACACTCTGATGCGTGTGGTGGCCCGCTCTGTTGCTGAGGTTGAGGACATCGTAAATACCCCGCAGCTGCGGGTGCTGGTCCTTATCCATACCCACGGACCCCAGAATCTCGGCGGTGTGGCCGCAGAGCTTGGCGTGCACGCCTCGAATGCCACCCGCATCTGCGACCGGCTGGTAGCAGCTGGCCTGGTGCAGCGGCGTGAGGATCCCGCTGACCGCCGGTACATCCGGCTGGAGTTGACCAAGGAGGGCAAGGAGCTGGTCGATACTGTGCTGGGGCACCGGCGGCAGGCCATCGCCGAGGTGATTTCCAGGATGCCTGCCGGCCGCCGTCCGGCACTGGCCGCCGCCCTCGAGGCCTTCGCAGCCGCCGCCGGCGGCCAAGGTACCTCCGACGGTCGCTTTACGTTGGGAACCGGCACGTGA
- a CDS encoding DUF6789 family protein — protein sequence MAGLAATGAMSVLLVAADVTGVMDYEPPRKIIDKFFPRLPLPLRNTAAIVAHFGYGIAGGSLFALARWKRPTVGTGLAYGAVVWAAGYEGWLPAMGILPPAHRDKPGRAVTVLVAHLLYGAVLGKALDRLTPAIPDGGGPEGEGNPLEEAVGKRSMSQSLPDSYVRYLADKDPVFIAAVLPVLEQSAATQDHGVHVRYLPGGIQALTDQAVPYPEVTEGVD from the coding sequence GTGGCGGGCTTGGCCGCTACCGGTGCCATGAGTGTTCTGCTCGTGGCCGCTGACGTCACCGGGGTGATGGACTACGAGCCTCCCCGGAAAATCATCGATAAGTTCTTTCCCCGGCTTCCGCTGCCGCTAAGGAACACCGCTGCCATCGTCGCCCATTTTGGCTACGGGATCGCCGGTGGAAGTCTCTTCGCCCTCGCACGCTGGAAGCGGCCAACCGTCGGCACGGGTCTGGCTTATGGTGCTGTTGTATGGGCTGCAGGATATGAGGGATGGCTGCCTGCCATGGGAATACTGCCCCCTGCACACCGCGACAAGCCGGGACGGGCCGTGACGGTGCTGGTCGCTCACTTGCTCTACGGCGCCGTCCTGGGCAAGGCCCTCGACAGGCTGACACCGGCTATCCCAGACGGTGGTGGACCAGAGGGGGAAGGCAACCCCTTGGAGGAAGCGGTCGGAAAGCGTTCTATGTCGCAAAGTCTGCCTGATTCCTACGTTCGGTATCTGGCAGATAAGGACCCTGTATTCATAGCTGCCGTTCTGCCGGTATTAGAGCAATCGGCCGCAACGCAGGACCATGGTGTCCACGTGCGATACCTTCCTGGAGGGATCCAGGCCCTCACGGACCAGGCCGTTCCCTATCCTGAGGTCACCGAAGGGGTTGACTAG
- a CDS encoding phosphatase PAP2 family protein → MLALAGTATFVLTLGQVLDGQGIATADGPVTAWFVDHRNGFTTAVLTAFAFVFGPVALPVITLLATTAWALLTRCLWRPLLLAGAMVTGVIVTEATAHAVGRPRPPSTLMMLGADPTSSFPSGHVVGAANFLLVGAYLVFSRSTAISPPAAFSAAATGVILEATSRIYLGYHWFTDTLASASISMVILAFVITLDVTRGKQTPREPKREPSALNGCLQR, encoded by the coding sequence ATGCTGGCCCTGGCCGGTACGGCTACGTTCGTACTGACTCTCGGCCAAGTGCTCGATGGGCAAGGGATCGCCACCGCCGACGGGCCAGTAACAGCATGGTTCGTGGATCACCGAAACGGCTTCACCACCGCCGTCCTGACAGCCTTCGCGTTCGTTTTCGGCCCAGTCGCGCTTCCGGTGATTACACTGCTCGCCACCACCGCCTGGGCTCTGCTGACCCGATGTCTGTGGCGCCCGTTACTGCTCGCCGGAGCAATGGTCACAGGAGTAATCGTCACAGAGGCGACCGCCCACGCCGTAGGCCGCCCCCGGCCGCCCTCGACCCTGATGATGCTTGGTGCCGACCCCACTTCATCGTTCCCTTCCGGCCATGTCGTCGGTGCAGCGAACTTTTTGCTGGTCGGGGCATATCTGGTCTTTTCCCGATCCACGGCAATTTCCCCGCCGGCTGCATTCAGTGCTGCTGCCACAGGTGTCATATTGGAGGCGACAAGCCGCATCTACCTGGGCTACCACTGGTTTACCGACACCCTGGCTTCCGCCTCGATCTCCATGGTCATCCTCGCCTTCGTCATCACGCTGGACGTCACCCGCGGCAAGCAGACCCCGAGGGAACCAAAAAGAGAGCCCTCGGCCCTGAACGGCTGCCTTCAAAGGTGA
- a CDS encoding glucose 1-dehydrogenase produces MQALTVTPGKKDSLSLRGIPEPSASQGPVLVEALAVGLCGTDIEIIAAEYGEAPPGQDYLVLGHENLGRVREAPDGSGLAEGDLVVGIVRRPDPEPCKACAAGEWDMCLNGKYTEHGIKGLDGFAREQWRADPQAMVKLDPGLEDVGVLLEPTTIVAKAWEQISRIGQRAFFDPHIAVVTGAGPVGMLAALLGTQQGLEVHVFDVVKDGPKPELVHDLGASYHSESLPDSGLKPDVLVECTGVTSVVLEALRCRAQDAITCLTGVSGTGKQTGVDVGALNREEVLMNGVVFGSVNANRRHYDAGAKALAATDKDWLRRLISRRVPLEDFAEAFDHRPHDVKVVLDLQAADDGTRQS; encoded by the coding sequence ATGCAAGCGTTGACAGTTACCCCCGGGAAAAAGGACTCACTGAGCCTTCGCGGGATTCCTGAGCCGTCGGCCAGCCAGGGGCCGGTGCTGGTTGAGGCGCTGGCGGTGGGCCTGTGCGGCACCGATATCGAGATCATCGCGGCAGAGTACGGCGAGGCTCCGCCCGGCCAGGACTACCTGGTTCTGGGCCATGAAAACCTGGGCCGTGTCCGGGAGGCTCCGGACGGTTCCGGTCTGGCCGAGGGTGACCTGGTGGTCGGCATCGTCCGCCGCCCGGATCCCGAACCGTGCAAAGCGTGCGCCGCCGGGGAATGGGACATGTGCCTGAACGGCAAGTACACCGAGCACGGCATCAAAGGCCTGGACGGGTTCGCCCGGGAGCAGTGGCGCGCAGACCCGCAGGCGATGGTGAAACTGGATCCAGGACTGGAAGACGTGGGAGTGCTCCTGGAGCCCACCACCATCGTGGCCAAAGCGTGGGAACAGATCAGCCGGATCGGGCAGCGGGCGTTCTTCGACCCCCATATCGCCGTCGTGACCGGGGCCGGGCCTGTGGGCATGCTCGCGGCCCTTCTGGGTACGCAGCAGGGCTTGGAGGTGCACGTCTTCGACGTCGTCAAGGACGGGCCGAAGCCGGAGCTGGTCCACGACCTTGGGGCCAGCTACCACAGCGAGTCCCTGCCCGATTCCGGTCTCAAACCGGACGTCCTGGTCGAGTGCACAGGGGTGACGTCCGTGGTGCTGGAGGCATTGCGCTGCCGCGCCCAGGACGCCATCACCTGCCTCACCGGCGTCTCCGGCACTGGAAAGCAAACGGGAGTGGATGTGGGCGCCCTCAACCGCGAGGAAGTGCTCATGAACGGGGTGGTGTTCGGCAGCGTCAACGCCAACCGCCGCCACTACGACGCCGGCGCCAAGGCTCTGGCCGCCACCGACAAGGACTGGTTGCGCCGGCTCATCAGCCGCCGGGTACCCCTTGAAGACTTCGCCGAAGCCTTCGACCACCGCCCCCATGATGTCAAAGTTGTCCTGGACCTGCAGGCCGCCGACGACGGAACGCGGCAGTCATGA
- a CDS encoding low affinity iron permease family protein — protein sequence MRANKTSGDKTGFFTKFTSRTAKILGHARVFAAAVAALVLWACTGPLLGFSNSWQRVINTGTTIVTFAMVFIIQSTQNRDSPALHLKLDALMQELHVTPLHAL from the coding sequence ATGAGGGCCAATAAGACCAGCGGTGACAAAACTGGCTTCTTCACGAAGTTCACTTCCAGGACAGCGAAGATTCTGGGGCACGCCAGGGTGTTCGCCGCGGCAGTCGCCGCTCTCGTCCTCTGGGCATGTACGGGACCGCTTCTGGGTTTCTCCAACAGCTGGCAGCGCGTCATCAACACCGGCACGACGATCGTCACATTCGCGATGGTGTTCATCATCCAAAGCACCCAAAACCGGGACTCCCCAGCGTTGCACCTCAAGCTCGACGCCCTGATGCAAGAGCTTCACGTCACCCCACTCCACGCTCTATGA
- a CDS encoding DUF4193 domain-containing protein: MASDYDEVRPEVKESQESSLEALRTENTPDPRSVVRELDEADTVDGVDLPGDFIAEELVVEVVPQKEDEFTCWSCFLVRHRSQMAREKDGHAYCIECEG, from the coding sequence GTGGCAAGCGATTACGACGAAGTCCGACCCGAGGTTAAGGAATCGCAGGAAAGTTCACTGGAGGCGCTGCGCACGGAGAATACTCCGGATCCCCGCAGCGTCGTTAGGGAACTCGACGAAGCCGATACGGTCGACGGCGTCGACCTGCCTGGCGACTTCATCGCCGAAGAACTCGTCGTGGAAGTCGTCCCCCAGAAGGAGGATGAATTCACCTGCTGGTCCTGTTTCCTGGTCCGCCACCGCTCCCAAATGGCCAGGGAAAAAGACGGCCACGCCTACTGCATCGAATGTGAGGGATGA
- a CDS encoding S1C family serine protease, with translation MKYFRIYPAAAATAAALALAGCTGNSAPGSSASAASPAVSVPAASQAAGGGLPAVPGVVKEVEPSVVTIRTDIGLGSGVIYHTDGSIVTDAHVIENEQKQPFKNVQVQFADGSQSQGTVLGVDDVTDVGVIKVDRKGLPAAKFASSDPEVGSMTVVIGSPLGLEETVTAGIVSSMHRNMPPSQESPHGAIDLLQTDAPISPGNSGGAVADSTGQVIGLSEAYLPPSSGAVAIGFVTPSSTVTNVADQLLASGAVKHAALGVVPTDITPQLAQRFSLPVTAGALIVNVSQGSPADNAGMEAGDIITKFAQTQIGNVTDLLVALRKQDPGQQVDIVVQRGSTPQNLHVTLGNLSTTP, from the coding sequence ATGAAATACTTCAGGATTTACCCGGCAGCTGCAGCGACGGCAGCAGCACTCGCTCTGGCTGGCTGCACCGGGAATTCCGCGCCAGGATCCAGCGCCTCCGCAGCATCACCGGCGGTTTCCGTTCCAGCGGCTAGCCAGGCCGCAGGTGGGGGACTGCCCGCGGTTCCGGGCGTGGTCAAGGAAGTCGAGCCGTCAGTCGTGACGATCCGGACAGATATTGGGCTCGGCAGCGGAGTCATATACCACACGGACGGATCCATAGTCACCGACGCCCACGTCATTGAGAACGAGCAAAAACAGCCCTTCAAGAACGTTCAGGTCCAGTTCGCCGACGGCTCACAGTCCCAGGGAACCGTTCTGGGCGTGGACGACGTCACGGACGTTGGCGTCATTAAGGTCGACCGCAAGGGCCTTCCCGCCGCAAAATTCGCTTCTTCCGATCCGGAAGTGGGCTCGATGACCGTCGTCATCGGAAGCCCCTTGGGTTTGGAAGAAACAGTCACCGCAGGAATCGTATCCAGCATGCACCGCAACATGCCCCCTTCCCAGGAATCACCTCACGGCGCCATCGACCTGCTGCAAACCGATGCCCCCATCTCTCCCGGTAACTCCGGCGGCGCAGTAGCAGACTCCACCGGACAGGTCATCGGACTGTCCGAGGCCTACCTGCCACCCAGCTCCGGAGCGGTTGCAATCGGGTTCGTCACCCCATCTTCGACGGTTACCAACGTTGCCGACCAACTCCTGGCCAGCGGAGCGGTCAAACACGCAGCACTCGGTGTCGTCCCCACCGATATCACACCGCAACTAGCTCAACGGTTCTCTCTACCCGTCACGGCCGGAGCATTGATCGTCAACGTTTCCCAAGGCAGCCCAGCTGACAATGCCGGCATGGAAGCAGGTGACATCATCACCAAATTCGCCCAAACCCAGATAGGAAACGTTACAGACCTGCTTGTGGCACTCAGGAAACAGGACCCCGGACAGCAGGTCGACATCGTGGTGCAGCGCGGCTCAACACCGCAGAACCTGCATGTCACCCTCGGAAACCTGTCCACAACCCCCTAA
- a CDS encoding SDR family oxidoreductase encodes METARRVVVVTGASAGIGRASAIAFGRQGDAVALLARGEAGLAGAAAEVEAAGGKALPVPVDVADPHVLDAAAERVERELGPIDVWVNVAFTSVFSRFEEIRPEEFKRVTEVSYLGYVYGTMTALKCMRPRNRGTIVQVGSALAYRGIPLQSAYCGAKHAIQGFNEALRTELLHEHSGIRNTMVQMPAVNTPQFSWVLSRLPHQAQPVPPIYQPEVAARGVVYAAAHPGRREYWVGASTAATLIVNAIMPGLLDRYLSKTGFTSQQTSKPRSPDQPANLWKAADCTHDFGTHGIFDSEASAQLPARCLPTSRPHRGRARGSPFDGRAGHCLSRQEGPWMSLLEVFRAAYGTAELLSPGAVEGFLIGQAPDSHARTFIRVLGARHVLQATVSNRGGTVLHRLGGGVDALHALTMLALAGLDRRRRHAAVASAAIALAFAAGEVRCGSLSAR; translated from the coding sequence ATGGAAACAGCACGCAGGGTAGTGGTGGTCACCGGCGCCAGTGCGGGGATAGGCCGGGCTTCCGCTATCGCTTTTGGAAGGCAGGGTGACGCCGTTGCCCTGCTGGCCCGGGGTGAGGCAGGGCTTGCCGGGGCGGCCGCCGAGGTTGAAGCGGCCGGTGGGAAGGCCTTGCCGGTGCCGGTTGATGTCGCTGACCCCCACGTTCTCGACGCCGCCGCTGAGCGGGTCGAGCGGGAGCTTGGTCCCATCGATGTCTGGGTGAATGTGGCCTTTACGTCGGTCTTTTCCCGCTTCGAGGAGATTAGGCCCGAGGAGTTCAAACGTGTCACGGAAGTCAGCTACCTGGGCTACGTCTACGGGACAATGACTGCTCTGAAGTGCATGCGCCCACGGAACCGGGGAACGATAGTTCAGGTCGGGTCAGCCCTCGCCTACCGGGGGATTCCACTTCAAAGCGCATACTGCGGAGCGAAGCACGCCATCCAGGGCTTCAACGAAGCACTTCGAACCGAACTGCTGCACGAACACAGCGGTATCAGGAACACGATGGTTCAGATGCCGGCCGTGAACACTCCCCAATTCTCCTGGGTCCTCTCCCGGCTCCCCCACCAGGCGCAGCCGGTACCGCCGATCTATCAACCCGAAGTCGCGGCCCGAGGCGTGGTCTACGCAGCGGCACACCCCGGACGCCGCGAGTACTGGGTAGGCGCCAGCACCGCCGCGACCCTCATCGTGAACGCGATCATGCCCGGCCTTTTAGACCGGTACCTCTCCAAGACTGGTTTCACGTCCCAGCAGACCTCCAAGCCCCGCAGTCCAGACCAGCCGGCAAACCTTTGGAAGGCCGCCGATTGCACCCACGACTTCGGCACCCACGGGATCTTTGACAGCGAGGCTTCGGCGCAGCTACCAGCTCGTTGCCTCCCAACATCACGGCCCCATCGCGGCCGCGCTCGGGGCAGCCCTTTCGACGGCCGTGCTGGCCACTGTCTTTCTCGCCAGGAAGGACCATGGATGAGCCTCCTGGAAGTATTCCGGGCCGCTTACGGCACCGCCGAGCTCCTCAGCCCCGGGGCTGTCGAGGGCTTTCTGATCGGTCAGGCCCCTGATTCACATGCCCGCACCTTTATCCGGGTTCTGGGGGCACGACATGTGCTGCAGGCCACTGTGAGCAACCGCGGCGGGACTGTTCTGCACCGCCTGGGCGGTGGAGTTGACGCGCTGCACGCCCTGACCATGCTTGCGCTGGCAGGTTTGGACCGGCGACGGCGACACGCCGCCGTCGCCAGCGCAGCCATCGCCCTGGCCTTCGCGGCAGGGGAAGTTCGATGCGGCAGCCTCAGCGCCAGGTAG